One genomic segment of Pseudomonas fortuita includes these proteins:
- the hemJ gene encoding protoporphyrinogen oxidase HemJ yields the protein MLYLWIKALHIVSVVCWFAGLFYLPRLFVYHAQSQDSISQERFVTMERKLYRGIMNPAMIATYVFGAWMLYLTPGWLSQGWLHAKLTLVILLTGYHHMCGAQRKRFASGNNTRSHVYYRWFNEVPVLFLLGIVILVVVKPF from the coding sequence ATGCTTTACCTATGGATCAAAGCGCTGCATATCGTCAGCGTGGTCTGCTGGTTCGCCGGCCTGTTCTACCTGCCGCGGCTGTTCGTCTACCACGCCCAGAGCCAGGACAGCATCAGCCAGGAACGCTTCGTGACCATGGAACGCAAGCTGTACCGGGGCATCATGAACCCGGCGATGATCGCCACCTACGTGTTCGGCGCATGGATGCTCTATCTCACGCCCGGCTGGCTGAGCCAGGGCTGGCTGCATGCCAAGTTGACCCTGGTCATCCTGCTGACCGGCTACCATCACATGTGCGGTGCCCAACGCAAACGCTTCGCCAGCGGCAACAACACCCGCAGCCACGTCTACTATCGCTGGTTCAACGAAGTGCCCGTGCTGTTCCTGCTGGGCATCGTAATTCTGGTGGTGGTCAAACCGTTCTGA
- a CDS encoding NAD(P)H-dependent flavin oxidoreductase, with product MSLPASLEQRLRLPVVAAPMFLISNPKLVLACCASGVVGSFPALNQRDSAGFKAWLEEIEAGLALLEAPAPYAVNLIVHPTNPRLQADLALCVEHRVPIVITSLGAVKEVVDAVHGYGGLVFHDVTTRRHAEKAAQAGADGLIAVAAGAGGHAGTWSPFALAAEIRQFFDKTLLLAGCLNHGHEILAAQLLGADLAYMGTRFIATAESQAQDAYKQMLLAAHAADIIHTPAVSGIPASFLRSSLEQAGYDMNALKGSHEQGKLKPIDDEAKAWKTVWSAGQGVGEIHDLPSASALIERLHSEYREALDRCQILRARTL from the coding sequence ATGTCGCTACCTGCCTCGCTCGAACAACGCCTGCGCCTGCCTGTTGTCGCAGCGCCGATGTTCTTGATCTCCAACCCCAAACTGGTACTGGCGTGCTGCGCCAGCGGCGTAGTGGGTAGTTTCCCGGCCCTGAACCAGCGCGACAGCGCCGGCTTCAAGGCCTGGCTGGAGGAAATCGAGGCAGGCCTGGCGCTATTGGAGGCGCCAGCCCCCTATGCGGTCAACCTGATCGTCCATCCGACCAACCCACGCCTGCAGGCCGACCTGGCTTTGTGCGTGGAGCATCGCGTGCCGATCGTCATCACCAGCCTGGGGGCGGTCAAGGAAGTGGTCGATGCCGTGCATGGCTACGGCGGCCTGGTGTTCCACGATGTCACCACTCGCCGCCATGCCGAGAAGGCCGCGCAAGCGGGTGCCGATGGCTTGATCGCCGTGGCTGCCGGCGCGGGCGGGCATGCAGGCACCTGGAGCCCTTTCGCCCTGGCCGCAGAGATTCGCCAGTTCTTCGACAAGACCCTGCTGCTGGCCGGCTGCCTCAACCATGGCCACGAAATCCTCGCCGCACAATTGCTGGGCGCCGACCTGGCCTACATGGGTACGCGCTTCATCGCCACCGCAGAAAGCCAGGCCCAGGATGCCTACAAGCAGATGCTACTCGCTGCCCACGCCGCCGACATCATTCACACCCCGGCAGTGTCCGGCATACCTGCCAGCTTCCTGCGTTCAAGCCTGGAGCAGGCTGGCTACGACATGAACGCCCTCAAGGGCAGCCACGAGCAAGGCAAGCTCAAACCTATCGACGACGAAGCGAAGGCCTGGAAGACCGTATGGTCGGCGGGCCAGGGTGTCGGCGAAATCCATGATCTGCCCAGCGCCAGTGCATTGATCGAACGGCTCCACAGTGAGTACCGGGAAGCCCTGGATCGCTGCCAGATTCTGCGCGCCCGCACCTTGTAG
- the erpA gene encoding iron-sulfur cluster insertion protein ErpA yields the protein MSVETFTPTGLEFTHGAAQKVKNLVNEEGNERLKLRVFVTGGGCSGFQYGFTFDEDVAEDDTIVEREGVSLVVDPMSFQYLAGAEVDYQEGLEGSRFVIKNPNAATTCGCGSSFSI from the coding sequence ATGAGCGTCGAAACCTTCACCCCTACCGGTCTGGAATTCACCCATGGGGCGGCCCAGAAAGTGAAGAACCTGGTCAATGAGGAAGGCAATGAACGTCTGAAACTGCGGGTGTTCGTGACCGGTGGCGGCTGCTCGGGCTTCCAGTACGGTTTCACTTTCGATGAAGATGTGGCCGAAGATGACACCATCGTCGAGCGCGAAGGCGTGTCGCTGGTGGTCGACCCGATGAGCTTCCAGTATCTGGCTGGCGCTGAGGTGGACTATCAGGAAGGCCTGGAGGGGTCGCGCTTTGTGATCAAGAACCCGAACGCTGCCACTACGTGCGGTTGCGGGTCCTCGTTCTCGATCTGA
- the argC gene encoding N-acetyl-gamma-glutamyl-phosphate reductase, producing the protein MIKVGIVGGTGYTGVELLRLLAQHPQAEVTVITSRSEAGVAVADMYPNLRGHYDGLAFSVPDSKALAACDVVFFATPHGVAHALAGELLAAGTKVIDLSADFRLQDATEWGKWYGQPHGAPELLKDAVYGLPEVNREKIRQARLIAVPGCYPTATQLGFLPLLEAGLADPSRLIADCKSGVSGAGRGAAVGSLFCEAGESMKAYAVKGHRHLPEISQGLRLAAGKDIGLTFVPHLTPMIRGIHATLYANVVDTSVDLQALFEKRYADEPFVDVMPAGSHPETRSVRGANVCRIAVHRPQGGDLVVVLSVIDNLVKGASGQAVQNLNILFGLDERMGLSHAGLLP; encoded by the coding sequence ATGATCAAGGTCGGTATCGTCGGCGGCACGGGTTACACCGGCGTCGAACTGTTGCGTCTGCTGGCACAGCATCCACAGGCCGAAGTGACGGTCATCACTTCGCGCTCCGAGGCGGGCGTGGCGGTGGCGGACATGTACCCGAACCTGCGCGGCCACTATGACGGGCTGGCGTTCAGCGTGCCGGACAGCAAGGCGCTGGCTGCCTGTGATGTGGTGTTCTTCGCTACCCCGCACGGTGTTGCCCATGCTTTGGCCGGTGAACTGCTGGCGGCCGGCACCAAGGTGATCGACCTCTCGGCCGACTTCCGCCTGCAGGATGCCACCGAGTGGGGCAAGTGGTATGGTCAGCCGCACGGTGCGCCAGAGCTGCTCAAGGACGCCGTGTATGGCCTGCCTGAAGTCAACCGCGAGAAGATTCGCCAGGCGCGCCTGATCGCCGTACCGGGTTGCTACCCTACCGCCACCCAGCTGGGCTTCCTGCCGCTGCTGGAGGCGGGCCTGGCCGACCCGTCGCGCCTGATTGCCGACTGCAAGTCGGGTGTCAGCGGTGCCGGTCGTGGTGCGGCAGTGGGTTCGCTGTTCTGCGAGGCCGGCGAAAGCATGAAGGCCTATGCGGTCAAGGGCCATCGTCACCTGCCGGAAATCAGCCAGGGCCTGCGCCTGGCTGCTGGCAAGGACATCGGCCTGACCTTCGTGCCGCACCTGACGCCAATGATCCGTGGCATCCACGCCACCCTGTACGCGAATGTTGTCGACACCTCGGTCGACCTGCAGGCGCTGTTCGAGAAGCGCTACGCCGACGAACCGTTCGTCGATGTGATGCCAGCTGGCAGCCACCCGGAAACCCGCAGTGTGCGCGGCGCCAACGTCTGCCGCATTGCCGTTCATCGTCCGCAGGGTGGTGACTTGGTGGTGGTGCTGTCGGTGATCGACAACCTGGTCAAGGGAGCCTCCGGCCAGGCGGTACAGAACCTGAACATCCTGTTCGGCCTGGATGAGCGGATGGGCCTGTCCCACGCAGGCTTGCTACCGTAA